AGCCATATCATCCTCAGCGTGTGCCCGCCCCACGCCGCGACCGAGCTGGCCCGTGCCGTAGCCGGGCAGCGTTTTTCGGGCGTGTATGTTGACGCCAACGCCGTGTCTCCGGCCACCAGCCGCGACGTGCGGCAGATTGTCGAGGCCGGGGGGGCGGGCTTTGTTGACGGCGGCATCATCGGCCCACCGGCCCTGAAGCCGGGCACGACCCGGCTGTATCTGTCCGGCGCCGAGGCCGCGCGGGTGGCGGCCTGTTTTCACCACGGCCCGCTTGAGGCGTGTGTCCTCGACGGTCCGCCGGGTGCGGCCTCGGCCCTCAAGATGACGTATGCGGCCTACACCAAAGGCTCGGCCGCCCTGCTGATTGCGATTCGGACCCTGGCCATGCACGAGGGCGTTGACGCGGCGCTGCTCCGTGAGTGGGATCTGTCACAGGCCGGGCTGCCCGACCGCTCGGCCGGCGCGGTGC
The DNA window shown above is from Desulfurellaceae bacterium and carries:
- a CDS encoding NAD(P)-dependent oxidoreductase, which codes for MPHTIGLLHPGEMGATVGAAARLNEVQVVWASDGRGPQTHGRAEEAGLTDMGSLPAVVKHSHIILSVCPPHAATELARAVAGQRFSGVYVDANAVSPATSRDVRQIVEAGGAGFVDGGIIGPPALKPGTTRLYLSGAEAARVAACFHHGPLEACVLDGPPGAASALKMTYAAYTKGSAALLIAIRTLAMHEGVDAALLREWDLSQAGLPDRSAGAVRANARKAWRFSGEMEEIADTFAAAGLPDGFHRAAAEVYRRMSGYKDAASPPSVEDAASQVLAGTVSEKNSAS